In the Corvus cornix cornix isolate S_Up_H32 chromosome 18, ASM73873v5, whole genome shotgun sequence genome, one interval contains:
- the LOC120410944 gene encoding uncharacterized protein LOC120410944 isoform X3 has translation MAARPEVASASTQDGGEGRKFRHRHTKDGGRVRCFLTFSIWRQGRPPQGASIRLPERNADADASPALARRFLRRFPLCGHRLWGQRRLGQAGAFRQSNRRSGVLPAAILRRSNSHIGAVPVTSALLRQERQWRGARGAARPGRGHRAGAPGSEQRTSRTATSPSRTAGMSSIALVSEWEWLLGALAGPAPKRNRGNPGGGGKRCRSVGGIPGKWKAAEAARTELEAGSSQFLPVGLCCWKFEGDQSWSTCGFTGGAWERRWT, from the exons ATGGCGGCTAGACCGGAAGTGGCTTCTGCCAGCACCCAAGATGGCGGCGAAGGGCGGAAGTTTCGTCACCGCCACACTAAAGATGGCGGCCGTGTACGCTGTTTTCTGACCTTCTCAATATGGCGGCAGGGAAGGCCCCCTCAAGGTGCGTCTATTCGGCTGCCTGAACGCAACGCCGACGCCGACGCCAGCCCAGCGCTTGCACGCAGATTTCTGAGGCGTTTCCCGCTATGCGGACACCGACTGTGGGGTCAGCGGCGCCTGGGGCAGGCGGGAGCATTCAGGCAGTCGAATAGACGGAGCGGGGTCCTTCCGGCCGCCATCTTGAGAAGGTCGAATAGCCACATTGGTGCGGTCCCGGTGACTTCCGCCCTTCTTCGCCAGGAGCGGCAATGGCGGGGAGCCCGGGGAgcagcgcggccgggccgggggcacCGGGCGGGTGCTCCGGGCTCGGAG CAAAGAACATCCAGAACTGCCACCTCACCCTCACGGACAGCAGGAATGTCTTCCATAGCTCTTGTTTCGGAATGGGAATGGCTGTTGGGAGCTCTGGCAGGACCAG CACCCAAACGCAACAGAGGGAATCCTGGAGGAGGTGGAAAACGCTGTCGCTCCGTCGGTGGAATTCctgggaaatggaaagcagcagaagcagcaagaacAGAGTTGGAAGCAGGCTCCAGCCAG TTCCTCCCGgtgggtctgtgctgctggaagtttGAAGGAGATCAGTCCTGGAGTACGTGTGGGTTCACCGGTGGGGCTTGGGAGAGACGCTGGACATGA
- the LOC120410944 gene encoding uncharacterized protein LOC120410944 isoform X1 has product MAARPEVASASTQDGGEGRKFRHRHTKDGGRVRCFLTFSIWRQGRPPQGASIRLPERNADADASPALARRFLRRFPLCGHRLWGQRRLGQAGAFRQSNRRSGVLPAAILRRSNSHIGAVPVTSALLRQERQWRGARGAARPGRGHRAGAPGSEQRTSRTATSPSRTAGMSSIALVSEWEWLLGALAGPAPKRNRGNPGGGGKRCRSVGGIPGKWKAAEAARTELEAGSSQAHQSAGLSKSILPSGESGSTSGHGEFLGEPGRRKKAPASQICVITHPVGRSCLIPVHLSSWIQPEQR; this is encoded by the exons ATGGCGGCTAGACCGGAAGTGGCTTCTGCCAGCACCCAAGATGGCGGCGAAGGGCGGAAGTTTCGTCACCGCCACACTAAAGATGGCGGCCGTGTACGCTGTTTTCTGACCTTCTCAATATGGCGGCAGGGAAGGCCCCCTCAAGGTGCGTCTATTCGGCTGCCTGAACGCAACGCCGACGCCGACGCCAGCCCAGCGCTTGCACGCAGATTTCTGAGGCGTTTCCCGCTATGCGGACACCGACTGTGGGGTCAGCGGCGCCTGGGGCAGGCGGGAGCATTCAGGCAGTCGAATAGACGGAGCGGGGTCCTTCCGGCCGCCATCTTGAGAAGGTCGAATAGCCACATTGGTGCGGTCCCGGTGACTTCCGCCCTTCTTCGCCAGGAGCGGCAATGGCGGGGAGCCCGGGGAgcagcgcggccgggccgggggcacCGGGCGGGTGCTCCGGGCTCGGAG CAAAGAACATCCAGAACTGCCACCTCACCCTCACGGACAGCAGGAATGTCTTCCATAGCTCTTGTTTCGGAATGGGAATGGCTGTTGGGAGCTCTGGCAGGACCAG CACCCAAACGCAACAGAGGGAATCCTGGAGGAGGTGGAAAACGCTGTCGCTCCGTCGGTGGAATTCctgggaaatggaaagcagcagaagcagcaagaacAGAGTTGGAAGCAGGCTCCAGCCAG GCTCACCAGTCAGCCGGGCTATCCAAGTCCATCCTCCCCAGCGGGGAGAGCGGGAGCACGTCCGGCCATGGAGAATTTCTGGGAGAGCCCgggagaagaaagaaggctCCAGCTTCACAGATCTGTGTCATAACCCATCCTGTCGGCCGCTCCTGTTTGATCCCGGTGCATTTGTCCTCTTGGATTCAACCTGAGCAGCGCTAA
- the LOC120410944 gene encoding uncharacterized protein LOC120410944 isoform X2, which produces MAARPEVASASTQDGGEGRKFRHRHTKDGGRVRCFLTFSIWRQGRPPQGASIRLPERNADADASPALARRFLRRFPLCGHRLWGQRRLGQAGAFRQSNRRSGVLPAAILRRSNSHIGAVPVTSALLRQERQWRGARGAARPGRGHRAGAPGSEQRTSRTATSPSRTAGMSSIALVSEWEWLLGALAGPAPKRNRGNPGGGGKRCRSVGGIPGKWKAAEAARTELEAGSSQERYKKCPKEQESNGILRIPRRPQSSGKAERRKQSLKRQMSQILPKASNGHIPWHC; this is translated from the exons ATGGCGGCTAGACCGGAAGTGGCTTCTGCCAGCACCCAAGATGGCGGCGAAGGGCGGAAGTTTCGTCACCGCCACACTAAAGATGGCGGCCGTGTACGCTGTTTTCTGACCTTCTCAATATGGCGGCAGGGAAGGCCCCCTCAAGGTGCGTCTATTCGGCTGCCTGAACGCAACGCCGACGCCGACGCCAGCCCAGCGCTTGCACGCAGATTTCTGAGGCGTTTCCCGCTATGCGGACACCGACTGTGGGGTCAGCGGCGCCTGGGGCAGGCGGGAGCATTCAGGCAGTCGAATAGACGGAGCGGGGTCCTTCCGGCCGCCATCTTGAGAAGGTCGAATAGCCACATTGGTGCGGTCCCGGTGACTTCCGCCCTTCTTCGCCAGGAGCGGCAATGGCGGGGAGCCCGGGGAgcagcgcggccgggccgggggcacCGGGCGGGTGCTCCGGGCTCGGAG CAAAGAACATCCAGAACTGCCACCTCACCCTCACGGACAGCAGGAATGTCTTCCATAGCTCTTGTTTCGGAATGGGAATGGCTGTTGGGAGCTCTGGCAGGACCAG CACCCAAACGCAACAGAGGGAATCCTGGAGGAGGTGGAAAACGCTGTCGCTCCGTCGGTGGAATTCctgggaaatggaaagcagcagaagcagcaagaacAGAGTTGGAAGCAGGCTCCAGCCAG GAACGGTACAAAAAATGTCCAAAAGAGCAGGAATCCAATGGGATTTTACGTATTCCTCGGAGACCACAATCCAGTGGGAAGGCTGAGAGAAGGAAGCAAAGCCTAAAAAGGCAAATGAGCCAAATCCTGCCCAAAGCCTCCAATGGCCACATTCCCTGGCATTGCTGA
- the LOC120410944 gene encoding uncharacterized protein LOC120410944 isoform X4 — protein MAARPEVASASTQDGGEGRKFRHRHTKDGGRVRCFLTFSIWRQGRPPQGASIRLPERNADADASPALARRFLRRFPLCGHRLWGQRRLGQAGAFRQSNRRSGVLPAAILRRSNSHIGAVPVTSALLRQERQWRGARGAARPGRGHRAGAPGSEQRTSRTATSPSRTAGMSSIALVSEWEWLLGALAGPGKKDVLLKLGVWIVAFVDHRVFLQKVGEKEDSQSLGSCVKKSLAGKKGT, from the exons ATGGCGGCTAGACCGGAAGTGGCTTCTGCCAGCACCCAAGATGGCGGCGAAGGGCGGAAGTTTCGTCACCGCCACACTAAAGATGGCGGCCGTGTACGCTGTTTTCTGACCTTCTCAATATGGCGGCAGGGAAGGCCCCCTCAAGGTGCGTCTATTCGGCTGCCTGAACGCAACGCCGACGCCGACGCCAGCCCAGCGCTTGCACGCAGATTTCTGAGGCGTTTCCCGCTATGCGGACACCGACTGTGGGGTCAGCGGCGCCTGGGGCAGGCGGGAGCATTCAGGCAGTCGAATAGACGGAGCGGGGTCCTTCCGGCCGCCATCTTGAGAAGGTCGAATAGCCACATTGGTGCGGTCCCGGTGACTTCCGCCCTTCTTCGCCAGGAGCGGCAATGGCGGGGAGCCCGGGGAgcagcgcggccgggccgggggcacCGGGCGGGTGCTCCGGGCTCGGAG CAAAGAACATCCAGAACTGCCACCTCACCCTCACGGACAGCAGGAATGTCTTCCATAGCTCTTGTTTCGGAATGGGAATGGCTGTTGGGAGCTCTGGCAGGACCAG GTAAAAAGGATGTCTTGTTGAAGTTGGGCGTCTGGATTGTGGCATTTGTGGATCACAGGGTGTTTTTGCAGAAagtaggagaaaaagaagactCCCAAAGCCTCGGTAGCTGTGTTAAGAAATCCCTCGCAGGGAAGAAAGGTACCTAA
- the LOC120410944 gene encoding uncharacterized protein LOC120410944 isoform X5 — protein MAARPEVASASTQDGGEGRKFRHRHTKDGGRVRCFLTFSIWRQGRPPQGASIRLPERNADADASPALARRFLRRFPLCGHRLWGQRRLGQAGAFRQSNRRSGVLPAAILRRSNSHIGAVPVTSALLRQERQWRGARGAARPGRGHRAGAPGSEQRTSRTATSPSRTAGMSSIALVSEWEWLLGALAGPAPFQGKADERVKMQRNKCCKPPMRS, from the exons ATGGCGGCTAGACCGGAAGTGGCTTCTGCCAGCACCCAAGATGGCGGCGAAGGGCGGAAGTTTCGTCACCGCCACACTAAAGATGGCGGCCGTGTACGCTGTTTTCTGACCTTCTCAATATGGCGGCAGGGAAGGCCCCCTCAAGGTGCGTCTATTCGGCTGCCTGAACGCAACGCCGACGCCGACGCCAGCCCAGCGCTTGCACGCAGATTTCTGAGGCGTTTCCCGCTATGCGGACACCGACTGTGGGGTCAGCGGCGCCTGGGGCAGGCGGGAGCATTCAGGCAGTCGAATAGACGGAGCGGGGTCCTTCCGGCCGCCATCTTGAGAAGGTCGAATAGCCACATTGGTGCGGTCCCGGTGACTTCCGCCCTTCTTCGCCAGGAGCGGCAATGGCGGGGAGCCCGGGGAgcagcgcggccgggccgggggcacCGGGCGGGTGCTCCGGGCTCGGAG CAAAGAACATCCAGAACTGCCACCTCACCCTCACGGACAGCAGGAATGTCTTCCATAGCTCTTGTTTCGGAATGGGAATGGCTGTTGGGAGCTCTGGCAGGACCAG CACCGTTCCAGGGGAAAGCTGATGAAAGGGTAAAGATGCAGAGGAACAAGTGCTGTAAACCCCCCATGCGCTCTTGA